One genomic window of Pseudomonadales bacterium includes the following:
- a CDS encoding DUF1679 domain-containing protein: MNDFAAVIPVESIDAQWLTKVFSKAGYLKDGEVTSVTKEPCGTGQLGDSFRFNLTYSVPLAGPSTIVGKFPSVDKTSREFGRDSGYYSNEIKFYNELEPHLSVEVAKVIHGAIADNQTDFILLMEDLAPARGVDQLKGCTADEAALVMEQAAAFHAGSWGNPEWLNISEWQKGVLTIYDNVTDSFGEIIKNFPEIAGDLVPEADLAEASKLIPYADVWKRVFNDPQCLWHSDLRADNVLFDAQDGKRPVVVLDWQGLAFGRGTMDIALYIGTSMTTEDRRAHERDLVTHYHNAMKAYGVTDYDAEQCWNDYRMHSIYGLQVGTFGFGAVKRTARGDEMWKSWIERTAAQVRDLDGYSVLKAF; the protein is encoded by the coding sequence ATGAACGATTTTGCTGCCGTTATACCTGTTGAGTCTATCGACGCTCAATGGTTGACAAAGGTGTTTTCTAAAGCGGGTTACCTTAAAGATGGTGAGGTTACCAGCGTTACAAAAGAGCCTTGTGGCACCGGTCAGCTGGGAGACTCGTTCCGTTTCAACCTCACCTACAGCGTACCTTTAGCTGGCCCTTCCACTATTGTGGGGAAGTTTCCATCAGTTGACAAAACAAGCCGTGAGTTCGGACGTGATTCTGGCTATTACAGTAATGAAATTAAGTTTTATAACGAGCTGGAGCCGCACCTTTCTGTAGAGGTGGCCAAGGTTATTCACGGCGCAATAGCTGACAACCAAACCGACTTTATTCTTTTGATGGAAGACTTGGCCCCTGCGCGTGGCGTTGATCAGTTGAAAGGGTGCACAGCAGATGAAGCTGCACTGGTTATGGAACAGGCCGCTGCATTTCATGCGGGAAGCTGGGGTAATCCTGAATGGCTAAATATCAGCGAGTGGCAAAAGGGCGTGCTGACTATTTACGATAATGTTACAGATTCTTTTGGTGAAATCATCAAGAATTTTCCTGAAATTGCAGGAGATCTGGTGCCTGAGGCTGACCTGGCCGAAGCATCCAAGTTAATACCGTACGCCGATGTCTGGAAACGAGTGTTCAATGATCCACAATGCTTATGGCATAGCGATTTGCGCGCTGATAATGTGCTTTTTGATGCGCAGGATGGTAAGCGGCCTGTCGTTGTTCTTGATTGGCAGGGGTTGGCTTTTGGTCGGGGCACGATGGATATCGCGCTTTATATTGGTACGAGTATGACAACAGAAGATCGCCGCGCTCATGAACGTGATTTGGTTACTCATTACCATAATGCGATGAAGGCTTACGGAGTAACCGATTACGACGCGGAGCAGTGCTGGAATGATTACAGAATGCATTCTATCTATGGTTTGCAAGTTGGTACTTTTGGATTTGGTGCGGTAAAACGTACAGCGCGCGGTGATGAAATGTGGAAGTCGTGGATAGAGCGCACGGCTGCTCAGGTACGTGATCTGGATGGCTATTCGGTGCTTAAAGCGTTCTGA
- a CDS encoding ABC transporter ATP-binding protein, with translation MLFITNWLAVNIPGYIGASIDLLNESLALNLDALNTNILLIALLALLMMGARTISRMLFFNPGRAIERDLKNEAFAKLTFLQRGFFERYPTGKLISIVNNDINGIRALAGVVLLQVFNISFALSLTPYKMWQLSPSLTLYCMVPVVITLMISHRAIGRMRELMKLRMEELQALSSHSVELLSGIDVVKSHHIQGWAQGEFAVDNRALLRRSVKLARLRTLVLPILGYTDRIMKILILAVGGGYLIQSGLSLGELVAFLSYATLLAMPFFSMAMIFSAFQTGFLSIDSLRKILDQEVPAQDTSHLPEDERQQLFSSGVRVNNLNFTYPGQSSPALKNISFEIRPGQTIGILGQIGAGKTTLVNCINRHLEVAPGTIFIDHYDITALSRRDLRSAVRTITQEPFLFSDSVVNNIRFSGGDEDYQPIDDVLYQSDMKDEVEQFPEGENTLVGEKGILLSGGQKQRLSLARAMYTPSKLMVLDNVLSAVDNETERFLLRQIFENMRSQSILIVSHRATVLEKVDYILVLDNGEIVARGTHEELLKSSPLYRETWQLQQSGGEGSESEAVETISSGERSQ, from the coding sequence ATGCTGTTTATCACGAACTGGCTGGCGGTTAATATTCCCGGTTATATTGGCGCCTCTATTGATTTGCTGAACGAATCGCTGGCGCTGAACCTTGACGCGCTCAACACCAATATCCTGCTGATAGCGTTGCTGGCGTTGTTAATGATGGGCGCGCGCACCATTTCCCGTATGTTGTTTTTTAACCCCGGGAGAGCCATTGAGCGCGATCTCAAGAATGAAGCGTTTGCCAAGCTGACGTTCCTGCAGCGCGGTTTTTTTGAACGTTACCCGACTGGCAAGCTAATCTCTATTGTCAATAATGACATCAACGGTATCCGCGCACTTGCCGGGGTGGTGTTATTGCAGGTTTTTAATATCAGTTTTGCTCTGTCACTCACACCCTACAAAATGTGGCAGCTTTCTCCGAGCCTGACACTGTATTGCATGGTGCCGGTGGTGATTACCCTGATGATTTCTCATCGAGCTATTGGCCGGATGCGCGAATTGATGAAGCTTCGCATGGAAGAGTTACAAGCTTTGTCTTCACACTCGGTTGAACTGTTGTCGGGTATTGATGTGGTTAAGTCACACCATATACAGGGCTGGGCGCAGGGCGAATTCGCCGTTGATAACCGCGCTCTTTTGCGGCGTTCGGTGAAGTTGGCGAGGCTGAGAACGCTGGTTCTGCCTATTTTGGGTTATACCGACAGAATCATGAAAATACTGATTTTGGCAGTGGGTGGCGGCTACCTGATTCAGTCGGGCTTGTCTCTGGGTGAGCTGGTTGCATTTTTGTCGTATGCGACCTTGCTGGCCATGCCATTCTTTTCAATGGCGATGATTTTTTCGGCGTTTCAAACCGGGTTTCTCAGTATCGACAGTTTGCGAAAAATCCTGGATCAGGAGGTTCCCGCTCAAGATACCAGCCACCTGCCTGAAGACGAGCGGCAGCAACTATTCAGCTCCGGGGTTAGGGTGAATAACCTGAACTTTACGTATCCGGGGCAATCGTCCCCTGCGCTGAAAAACATCAGTTTTGAAATTCGCCCCGGGCAAACCATTGGTATTCTCGGGCAGATTGGCGCGGGCAAAACTACGCTGGTTAACTGCATTAACCGGCATTTGGAGGTTGCGCCCGGCACTATATTTATCGATCACTATGATATTACGGCGTTGTCCAGGCGAGACTTACGCAGTGCGGTGCGCACCATTACTCAAGAGCCGTTTTTGTTTTCTGACTCGGTGGTAAACAATATCCGCTTCAGTGGTGGTGACGAAGACTATCAACCGATAGACGATGTGCTCTATCAGAGCGATATGAAGGATGAGGTTGAACAGTTCCCAGAGGGAGAAAATACCCTGGTTGGCGAGAAGGGCATCCTGCTCTCGGGCGGTCAGAAGCAGCGCTTGAGTCTGGCGCGCGCCATGTACACGCCTTCCAAGTTGATGGTTCTGGACAATGTGCTCTCTGCCGTTGATAACGAAACCGAGCGCTTCCTGCTGCGACAGATTTTCGAGAACATGCGCAGCCAGAGTATTCTGATTGTTTCCCATCGGGCCACAGTGCTGGAAAAGGTGGATTATATTCTGGTGCTTGATAACGGCGAGATTGTTGCTCGCGGAACCCATGAAGAGTTACTGAAGAGTTCACCGCTTTACCGGGAGACCTGGCAGTTACAACAAAGTGGTGGTGAAGGTTCTGAAAGCGAAGCTGTAGAAACAATCAGCTCCGGGGAGCGCAGCCAATGA
- a CDS encoding ABC transporter ATP-binding protein: MRHYAATSSSDAANTPPNKTDKQNSKPGFDWHLISRFLGYLKPYRKQVVIGAAAVPLSIAFSVLFPWLIMHIIDTQIVPGELTGLYWWSGLLVLVLLGNYLTDAVFNYFLQKSALHALMDMRADMFARILAFPRQYFDKTPIGVTLTRLTSDLEAVSESFSQGLLAMIRDVVTTLALLTFLFVINWKLALMVLVMGVPTYFITEVLRRRLRESYAKGRVVLSQGAGYLQECLNGIKTVQLYSAEDPVQRKYRGYNQGFFKAQSRSNFYDSALFAVIEGVTTIAMALIIWFGAKEILATTITFGVLIGFTQTLDRIFVPIRDFTSQMASIQRALAAFDHIDEIFQQPLQDGRALKNNQGQGPTAASTQQPPLGEFQSLVFERVSFRYNPSGPLVLKDVSFELSKGDQIALVGSTGSGKSTILRLLTKTYDNYEGSIRLNGIELRDLTVAQVGQFFSLMQQEVFLFNKSIAFNIGLGREGIDKARIMDAARYVYADSFIERLPGQYDFELENNGGNLSAGQGQLIAFARSMASGSEVVLLDEATSSVDSVTEQLIQKAIDHVFVEKTVIAIAHRLSTIQHSDQILVLDKGQIIERGSHAELIQSQGVYARLLKEMPDSE; the protein is encoded by the coding sequence ATGAGACACTATGCTGCCACATCGTCATCGGATGCCGCTAATACACCTCCCAATAAGACGGACAAACAAAACAGCAAGCCGGGATTTGACTGGCACTTGATCAGCCGCTTTTTAGGGTATCTAAAGCCGTATCGCAAGCAGGTTGTTATTGGCGCAGCGGCGGTACCGCTGTCGATTGCGTTCAGTGTGCTGTTTCCCTGGTTGATCATGCATATTATCGATACTCAGATCGTGCCTGGTGAACTAACCGGTTTGTATTGGTGGTCCGGGTTATTGGTTTTGGTATTGTTGGGTAACTATCTTACCGATGCGGTATTCAACTATTTTTTACAGAAATCGGCACTGCATGCGCTCATGGATATGCGTGCAGATATGTTTGCTCGCATTTTGGCTTTTCCGCGGCAGTACTTCGACAAAACCCCCATTGGCGTCACGTTGACGCGTCTTACCAGTGACTTGGAAGCGGTGAGTGAATCGTTCTCTCAAGGTTTGCTGGCAATGATTCGAGATGTGGTAACTACTCTGGCATTGCTAACTTTCCTGTTCGTGATTAATTGGAAGCTGGCGCTGATGGTACTGGTAATGGGGGTGCCAACCTATTTTATTACCGAAGTGCTGCGCCGCCGTTTGCGAGAGTCTTACGCCAAGGGACGGGTAGTGTTGTCGCAGGGTGCAGGCTACCTTCAGGAGTGTTTAAACGGCATTAAAACGGTACAGCTCTATTCCGCCGAGGACCCGGTGCAACGCAAGTACCGGGGCTACAATCAGGGCTTTTTCAAAGCCCAATCCCGGTCGAACTTTTATGACTCTGCCCTGTTTGCTGTTATCGAAGGGGTTACCACCATCGCCATGGCGTTGATTATCTGGTTTGGCGCCAAAGAAATACTCGCGACTACGATTACCTTCGGGGTGTTGATTGGCTTTACTCAAACGCTGGATCGAATTTTTGTGCCGATCCGGGATTTTACGTCCCAAATGGCTTCTATTCAGCGTGCACTGGCGGCGTTTGATCATATCGATGAAATTTTTCAGCAACCGTTGCAAGATGGCCGCGCACTTAAAAACAATCAAGGGCAGGGCCCGACGGCTGCGTCAACACAGCAGCCACCATTGGGTGAATTTCAGTCGCTGGTTTTTGAACGGGTGAGCTTTCGCTATAACCCGAGTGGACCTCTGGTTCTGAAGGATGTGTCGTTTGAGTTGAGCAAGGGCGATCAGATCGCGCTTGTGGGCAGCACTGGCTCCGGTAAATCCACCATTCTGCGTCTGCTTACCAAAACCTACGATAACTACGAAGGTTCTATCCGTTTGAATGGCATTGAGTTGAGAGATCTGACTGTGGCTCAGGTTGGGCAGTTCTTTTCCCTGATGCAGCAGGAAGTGTTTTTGTTCAACAAATCGATAGCTTTCAATATCGGCCTTGGTCGTGAGGGAATTGATAAAGCCCGGATAATGGATGCTGCACGCTATGTGTATGCCGACAGCTTTATCGAGCGCTTGCCGGGGCAGTATGACTTTGAGTTAGAGAATAATGGCGGCAACCTTTCAGCTGGTCAGGGTCAGCTTATCGCGTTTGCTCGCAGTATGGCTTCTGGTAGTGAGGTGGTGTTGTTGGACGAGGCCACCAGTTCGGTGGATTCGGTGACCGAACAACTGATTCAAAAAGCGATTGATCACGTATTTGTCGAAAAAACGGTGATTGCCATAGCCCACCGCCTAAGTACTATCCAGCATTCCGACCAGATACTGGTGCTGGACAAAGGGCAAATCATCGAGCGTGGCTCGCACGCCGAACTTATTCAATCACAGGGTGTTTATGCCAGGCTGTTAAAAGAAATGCCCGACTCTGAATGA
- a CDS encoding TetR/AcrR family transcriptional regulator: MSRSGLDGFSIRNIASEAGCSVTPISRRFETKADLLLAVQNHAYGEELKFHRNLAAELESMPLSYENLVEVLILYIEKRTKFKTARFWSEVLLKLEPGAFSRDLLRHWHQMRVKFWSDRLKGTERSFSSALPELIVTYITMEELFAYQLWPNIHYRMLLQENVRALLAGSFGIQDNAVEGDVFLWLNSGGEAFPEFDKHPPDDLAEKLLEIAADEIKEKGLGSLSQRRLTKKAGVSSAMIAYHFDNMANFVNEALWHALLREKPSEFNAKDLNSIKQKNKVEWARVLKRLTRPKTGNTKAGFYSDYAKLTGQACLLASRQESLYPLIEHLRRIGGWGTFKSGQTFWPDSLVVKRGTASVFAVWMKGQAILNEALSDSGMIPEEMFFSAAELLFEQV, translated from the coding sequence GTGAGCCGCTCCGGTCTTGATGGGTTTTCTATCAGAAATATCGCCAGTGAAGCCGGGTGCTCTGTTACGCCGATCTCCCGAAGGTTCGAAACCAAAGCAGACCTTTTGTTGGCTGTTCAAAATCATGCGTATGGGGAAGAGCTCAAATTCCATCGAAACCTTGCTGCAGAACTTGAGAGCATGCCCCTGAGTTATGAGAATCTGGTAGAAGTTCTTATTTTATATATTGAAAAACGCACGAAGTTTAAAACCGCTCGGTTTTGGTCAGAAGTATTATTGAAGCTGGAGCCAGGAGCCTTCTCACGCGATTTATTGCGGCACTGGCATCAAATGCGGGTTAAATTCTGGTCTGATCGCTTAAAGGGTACAGAACGAAGTTTTTCATCTGCTCTTCCGGAGCTGATAGTGACTTATATCACCATGGAAGAGCTTTTCGCCTATCAACTCTGGCCGAATATACACTACCGAATGCTATTGCAGGAGAACGTTCGGGCGTTGTTGGCAGGGAGTTTTGGCATTCAGGATAACGCCGTCGAGGGTGATGTTTTTCTTTGGCTCAATAGTGGGGGGGAAGCATTCCCTGAGTTTGATAAACACCCGCCTGACGATCTGGCGGAAAAGTTGTTAGAGATAGCTGCGGATGAAATCAAAGAGAAGGGGTTGGGCTCTTTGAGTCAGCGGCGTTTGACGAAAAAGGCAGGCGTTTCGTCAGCAATGATTGCGTATCACTTTGATAATATGGCGAATTTTGTCAACGAAGCGTTGTGGCACGCTTTGCTGCGAGAGAAGCCAAGCGAGTTTAATGCTAAGGATTTGAATAGCATTAAGCAAAAAAACAAGGTTGAGTGGGCCAGGGTTTTAAAAAGATTAACCCGCCCAAAAACAGGTAATACCAAAGCCGGCTTTTATTCTGATTATGCAAAGCTCACTGGCCAGGCCTGCCTTTTGGCGTCGCGGCAGGAATCACTTTATCCGCTGATTGAGCATTTGAGGCGAATTGGTGGGTGGGGAACCTTTAAATCAGGGCAAACATTTTGGCCCGACTCTCTCGTTGTAAAAAGAGGCACGGCAAGCGTATTTGCTGTTTGGATGAAAGGCCAGGCTATTTTAAATGAAGCGTTATCAGATTCCGGCATGATCCCTGAGGAGATGTTTTTTTCTGCGGCTGAACTCCTTTTCGAACAAGTTTAA
- a CDS encoding nitronate monooxygenase yields the protein MTLAETLGIERPIIQAPMAGVQGSELAIAVCNAGGLGSLPCAMLDAETMAAEISRIKGQTAQPFNVNFFCHTPPVIDAARELRWREALKPYFEELGLNVDEIKPGPGRQPFSAEIADVLAEFKPPVVSFHFGLPAPELVDRVKSWGAKVLVSATTVDEAVWLESRGADVIIAQGTEAGGHRGSFLSNDLSLQMGTFALVPQVVARVKVPVVAAGGIATAQEVAAVMNLGAAGVQVGTSYLLCPEVSSTAIHRAALKSEAARHTAITNVFTGRPARGIVNRLIREQGPINETAPQFPMAAAALAPLRSYVEAQGAGDFSSMWAGQNTTGCREVSAAVLTQELVSGL from the coding sequence ATGACGCTAGCGGAAACTTTAGGTATAGAACGACCCATTATTCAAGCTCCCATGGCGGGTGTGCAGGGCAGTGAACTGGCTATAGCCGTTTGCAACGCCGGTGGTTTGGGTTCTCTTCCCTGTGCCATGCTGGACGCTGAAACGATGGCTGCAGAAATTAGCCGAATTAAGGGGCAGACAGCGCAACCGTTTAATGTGAACTTTTTCTGTCACACGCCGCCGGTTATCGATGCCGCGCGCGAATTACGCTGGCGTGAGGCGCTCAAGCCCTATTTTGAAGAGCTTGGTCTTAACGTTGACGAGATTAAGCCCGGACCTGGACGACAGCCGTTTTCAGCTGAAATAGCGGATGTGCTGGCGGAATTCAAACCACCGGTAGTCAGCTTTCATTTTGGTTTGCCAGCGCCAGAGTTGGTTGATCGGGTTAAAAGCTGGGGGGCGAAAGTGCTGGTGTCGGCGACAACTGTTGACGAGGCTGTGTGGCTGGAATCGAGAGGTGCCGATGTCATTATTGCTCAAGGCACCGAAGCTGGCGGGCATCGCGGTAGTTTTCTCTCTAACGATCTGAGCCTGCAAATGGGCACCTTTGCTCTGGTTCCACAAGTTGTGGCGCGAGTGAAGGTGCCAGTTGTTGCGGCGGGTGGCATTGCCACAGCGCAAGAAGTAGCCGCAGTGATGAACTTGGGTGCTGCTGGAGTGCAGGTTGGCACCAGTTATTTACTGTGTCCAGAAGTCAGTAGCACTGCAATCCACCGAGCGGCGCTGAAATCTGAAGCTGCTCGTCATACCGCTATCACAAACGTGTTCACTGGCAGGCCCGCGCGAGGCATTGTGAACCGTTTGATTCGGGAGCAGGGGCCTATCAATGAGACTGCACCTCAGTTTCCGATGGCAGCTGCGGCACTTGCTCCGCTGCGCTCTTACGTGGAGGCGCAGGGGGCTGGTGATTTTTCATCAATGTGGGCCGGACAGAATACGACGGGTTGCCGCGAGGTTTCAGCAGCTGTTCTGACACAAGAGTTAGTCTCGGGCCTGTAA
- a CDS encoding mechanosensitive ion channel, translated as MKFLLIVGVLVTYLVCTASLSRLISSIGRSRDVVDYRITYINKTLNIAMSLVFLIVVFLVLGIEYSQVSLFLSSVFAVIGVALFAQWSILSNITASLIIFFAFPYRVGDKVRVVDKDDDISGVIEEISLFHVMIRKNGDLITYPNNMILQKAVIKISSEG; from the coding sequence ATGAAATTTCTTTTGATTGTCGGGGTGTTGGTAACGTATCTGGTTTGCACCGCTTCTCTTTCAAGGCTTATCTCCAGTATTGGTCGTTCTCGAGATGTTGTTGATTATCGAATAACGTATATCAATAAGACGTTGAATATCGCAATGAGTCTGGTGTTTCTCATCGTTGTATTTCTGGTTTTGGGTATTGAGTATTCTCAGGTTTCGTTATTCCTGTCCTCAGTTTTTGCCGTTATTGGTGTCGCGCTGTTTGCCCAATGGTCGATCTTGAGCAATATTACTGCCAGTTTGATTATCTTCTTTGCGTTTCCTTACCGTGTTGGGGATAAGGTAAGGGTGGTTGATAAAGATGATGATATTTCGGGTGTGATTGAAGAAATTTCATTGTTTCACGTTATGATTCGTAAAAATGGTGATCTGATTACTTACCCGAACAATATGATTCTTCAAAAGGCGGTCATTAAAATTTCTTCTGAAGGGTGA